A window of Zingiber officinale cultivar Zhangliang chromosome 5A, Zo_v1.1, whole genome shotgun sequence contains these coding sequences:
- the LOC121979871 gene encoding aspartic proteinase CDR1-like translates to MATFLALSLAVLMAAAAAAASGSFSIELIHRDSPKSPLYNPAATRVDRARAAARRSAYHGQRLSASASHDIVSKVVADTGEYLMEFQLGTPAFKIMAIADTGSDLIWTNCKPCSQCFDQVQPLFDPRNSTTFSPISCQSQACEALPSQGCDDNSDCEYHYAYGDRSNVDGVLATETFTFGSTKVSKIAFGCNSQSSGTFRNTTSGLVGLGAGAVSLVSQLSPKLDSNYFSYCLVPIMDEKSSSKLVFGSAGKVAERSKVTTPMSIEQSFYALSLEEISVEGGGSVSVNSSSSSQLSDGNIIIDSGTTLTLLFEDVVSSLVEQVSQVVDLSQVDDPEGLFPLCFQVSQESDQEKLPTLTFKFAGDASVKMTPLNMFLEVEEQVLCLAVTATTADVGLQILGNVAQQNFHVGYDLDNKELSFASKDCTKL, encoded by the coding sequence ATGGCGACCTTTCTTGCGCTCTCCTTAGCGGTTCtaatggcggcggcggcggcggccgctTCTGGAAGCTTCAGCATCGAGCTGATCCACCGTGACTCGCCCAAGTCGCCTCTGTACAACCCCGCCGCCACCCGCGTCGACCGCGCCCGTGCCGCCGCCCGCCGCTCCGCCTACCACGGGCAACGCCTCTCGGCCTCGGCCTCCCACGACATCGTCTCCAAAGTCGTGGCCGACACAGGCGAGTACCTGATGGAATTCCAACTCGGGACGCCGGCGTTCAAGATCATGGCCATCGCCGACACCGGCAGCGACCTTATCTGGACCAACTGCAAGCCCTGCTCCCAGTGCTTCGATCAAGTTCAGCCCCTCTTCGACCCCCGCAACTCCACCACCTTCAGCCCGATCTCCTGCCAGTCGCAGGCCTGCGAGGCCCTCCCGTCCCAGGGCTGCGACGACAATTCCGACTGCGAGTACCACTACGCCTACGGTGACAGATCCAACGTCGACGGCGTCCTCGCCACCGAGACCTTCACCTTCGGCTCCACCAAAGTTTCCAAGATCGCCTTCGGTTGCAACTCCCAGAGCTCTGGCACCTTCAGAAATACCACCAGCGGCCTCGTCGGGCTCGGCGCCGGAGCCGTCTCTCTCGTCTCCCAACTCTCCCCGAAACTCGACAGCAACTACTTCTCCTATTGCTTGGTCCCCATCATGGACGAAAAATCCAGCAGCAAGCTCGTCTTCGGCTCCGCCGGCAAGGTCGCCGAGAGATCCAAGGTCACCACTCCTATGTCGATCGAACAATCCTTCTACGCCCTCAGTCTGGAGGAGATCAGCGTCGAGGGCGGCGGCTCGGTCTCGGTCAACTCTTCGTCTTCCTCCCAATTAAGCGACGGCAACATCATCATCGACTCCGGGACGACCCTTACCTTGCTGTTCGAAGACGTGGTCTCGAGCCTGGTGGAGCAAGTGTCGCAGGTCGTTGACCTTTCTCAAGTTGACGATCCGGAGGGACTTTTCCCGTTGTGCTTCCAGGTGAGCCAAGAGTCCGACCAGGAAAAGCTGCCGACGTTGACGTTCAAGTTCGCCGGAGACGCGTCGGTTAAGATGACCCCTCTGAACATGTTCCTCGAGGTGGAGGAGCAGGTGCTGTGCCTCGCGGTGACGGCGACCACGGCGGACGTCGGCCTGCAAATACTCGGGAACGTGGCGCAGCAGAATTTCCACGTGGGATATGATCTGGACAACAAGGAGCTATCCTTCGCCAGCAAGGACTGTACCAAGCTTTAG